In Oreochromis niloticus isolate F11D_XX linkage group LG12, O_niloticus_UMD_NMBU, whole genome shotgun sequence, the DNA window AGTGGAGCTGGGTGGACGGAACTGACTACAGGTCAACCCCAACGTaagagaaatgtaaaaaaaaaatgtaaagacaGATGAATGGGGCCGAAGGAAGTCGTCACTATGTGTGGCATCATTATTTGTCCTTCCTCTTCTGATTGTGTTCAGTTTCTGGGATGAAGGCCAGCCAGACGACTGGGACTACAGAGAGAATGGAGAGGACTGCGGgcagcttcatccatctgaaAGACGTGAACGCAGGCTGTGGAATGATGCCGACTGTAACATCAAGTTCCACTACATCTGTGAGAAAAGGGCATGAGGAACAGGGGAACTCCCTGAGATGAcaaccccgcccctccctcgcCAGCAAGGCAGACTCTGCATGGCAGGCAGGAGTCCAGAATGATGGAAAAGATGTTACTGATGCTGATGTGTCACAGAAATAGATGAAACGTGCATGTATGTCTTTAAGTCTTTTCTTggacaataaataaatgctatGGAAACAATAGCACTTCTATTCATTtactgatgttttattttttcaaataacGATGCCCTCTTCAGCTCACTGGCAGCGGTCACTCGGGATGTCAGCATTTTCCTCATTGTAACCAGCCTCAGCGAAGCACATGGCTGCGTTCCTGTCACACTCGCAGATAAATTTCTCACACAGATCGTTGTCATCTAAAAGGGAAAGGCAGAGAAGACGGTTGAGTGAATAAATACTATTTAAGAAGTATTTGCTGTACACAGTAAGAGAAAATCTAACTACTAGCTGTAGACAAGGTTGATTGATAGTACACTGCTGTTGTTGTTAACACTCACCCAGGCAGGTGACAGTTTTGCTGGCCTTGTCACAGTTATAGCTGTATATTTCAGTGTAGGGGTTGTCCAGGATGGCCCAGCAGTCATCGTGCTGCATGGCATCACTGTAGCACTGGTCGTGGACCTGACAACACCTACAACAAACACATGACACAATCAGACCATTAAAGCAAAACTTTTAAATTTACTAAAGGACTGCTGGTAACAGTTTCCTTAGAATATAGTCTGGATCCTGGATCAGTAAGGTCAACATGTCATAGTTGTTGCTTAACTTGGCAGAAATCGGGAAATAGGACAGTTTATCAGCAACCTCTCTGTGACTCTGAGGTCGCCCAGTGATGGCATTGATTTTtatctttgtttgtgtgtgtgtgtgtgtgtgtgtgtgtgtgtgtgtgtgtgtattttctttatctatatctatctatgtctataacaagcaaaaaacaaacattaaaaaaatatgtccGTAACAGTGCGGCTCAGTCCATGGAGACATTTTTAATGCCTAGGGTGATTCACTAATCAATTTTATCTAATGagcttttaattaataaaacaaaaagagataATAAAGCAAAGTTGCACAAGAAACACTTTTCACTGAACACTGTAAATGGACAAATCTAGCTAAATTCCATTAATGCAATAGATTTAATTTACACAAACAACTGAATGGCTTTTCTGAGGAAACAGTTACTGTGAGCACAAAGGCTCATGGGACTgttaatgttcaaataatgaaTTAAGTAGTTTTGTGGTCCTCATCTGGTTTCTACTGTTTGTGTGGCTGAGAAAAGAGAAGTTTAACTCGTATCTGCCGTGACCAAGATTAGAGTGAATAAAGATTTCCAGCCTGTGTTCAGCTTTGCGATTATTGTTCAggtaataaataaaagtaataatcaTGCAGCTGTGCAGTGTGTATGAAATCTCCTTGCATGTAATATTAACACTGCAGAAAAACACTCTTGGgtttaatgacatttttttgttacattttgagAAATGTGTCCACTTAGATTACATAAACTATTTACTATTCCTGCGAAGTTTGTTTAAATACTATGTACGATACAACTTATAATTCACAGTGACTGTGGGAGACTCAGAGGCGGATATCTCACTGGGGGACAGAACATGGCAGGCAGCATGAGCAATACGACTCCAGCAGTCTTACCTGTCAAGCTCATCAACAGGCGTCCCAGAGCCTCCCAGCCCGCAGTAGCAGCCGTAATCAGCGTAGTCCAGCGCTGGCCAGCTATCAGGTACCGTGCACAGGATCATGGACCTGAACTGCCACAGAGCTCGATAACCCAGCACTAGGAGACCCAACAGAGACATGTAGCAGGTTCACATCCCAGAACTGTCTGGCATTGCGTCAGGCAAAATCAAAACTCAAGCCTCTTGGGAGATTTTCTGATATCAGATTCACTGAAAGAGAGCTATCATGACAAATACTTTTAAACTTACAAGCTGGGAGGCTGAAGAGCACGATGAGCAGAGAATGACTCAGATGCATTTTGCTGGAGAAGTGTCTCAAGGACCTTTGGTGTAAAGCTGATGCTTTATATTTACCGTCAAACTGAGAGGTGGTCCTACTTTGACCAGTTCCTGGGACTCATCCAGTCCCTTATTTAATACCTTA includes these proteins:
- the pla2g1b gene encoding phospholipase A2, producing MHLSHSLLIVLFSLPALLGYRALWQFRSMILCTVPDSWPALDYADYGCYCGLGGSGTPVDELDRCCQVHDQCYSDAMQHDDCWAILDNPYTEIYSYNCDKASKTVTCLDDNDLCEKFICECDRNAAMCFAEAGYNEENADIPSDRCQ